A DNA window from Hippea jasoniae contains the following coding sequences:
- the glyS gene encoding glycine--tRNA ligase subunit beta: MKLLFELFTEELPNSEMVNLESEITENLKKLLEKNSVSYSELNFYMTPRRIAIKFKFDETIKAEDLKVMGPPKNICFDKDGNPTKALEGFLKKNNATKEDIVLENTKKGEYVAIVKKGQESEAKPIVVNIMDELFKIIHLNKQMRWGEGEFEFVRPVHGVVFLIDDAVVDFEFKGKKATSKTYGHRFLSEGSFEVNFDNYEDILNNHYVIVDHKERRKIIFNQLNEIAKKYSAKLIYDDDLLDEVVNLTEYPTVVVGRFEDRFLKLPKEVLITSMKDHQRYFSFLKEGKLLNIFAAVSNIKTQNMDVIINGYERVLRARFSDAEFFFEEDKKKPLESFVEKLDEMMFHEKLGSQLDRTNRLVNLAGFIAEKLEFDVEKAKRAAYLSKADLLTQMVYEFPELQGVMGKEYALLSGEDKEVAEAIYEQYLPKEDEIPKTASGIALSIADKIDIIVGGFYANLKPTGAKDPYGLRRAALGIIRTLIDNRLFLNLDELIDKSKAILGVDVDNNQIKEFIKTRFINYLSDYPFDILTAASDNFEDIYETYLRVKALSEFAKKDTDKKGQYAIKRIFNIVKDFDDIDVDTTLLKEKEEKELFEAIKGIEENIEVYAKNRAYLEILNSVAAIENTISRFFDNVMVMDKDEKIKNNRLSLLNRIRKAVLNVGNFKYLEI, translated from the coding sequence ATGAAACTGTTGTTCGAACTATTTACCGAAGAGCTTCCAAACAGCGAGATGGTAAACCTTGAAAGCGAAATTACAGAAAATTTAAAGAAACTACTTGAGAAAAATAGTGTATCATACAGCGAGCTTAATTTTTATATGACTCCAAGAAGAATAGCCATAAAATTTAAGTTTGATGAGACAATAAAAGCAGAAGACTTAAAGGTTATGGGGCCACCAAAAAACATATGCTTCGATAAAGATGGAAACCCAACAAAGGCTCTGGAAGGATTTTTGAAGAAAAACAACGCAACAAAAGAAGATATCGTTTTAGAAAATACAAAAAAAGGCGAATATGTAGCGATTGTTAAAAAGGGTCAGGAAAGTGAGGCAAAACCCATCGTTGTAAATATAATGGATGAGCTTTTCAAAATCATTCACTTAAATAAACAGATGCGATGGGGAGAAGGAGAGTTTGAATTTGTAAGACCCGTTCACGGTGTTGTTTTTTTGATTGACGATGCAGTGGTTGACTTTGAGTTTAAAGGCAAAAAGGCAACATCAAAAACATACGGCCATCGCTTTTTATCCGAAGGTAGTTTTGAGGTTAACTTTGATAACTACGAAGATATCTTGAATAATCATTATGTAATTGTTGACCACAAAGAAAGACGCAAAATCATCTTCAATCAGCTCAATGAAATAGCAAAAAAATACTCAGCAAAGCTTATTTACGATGATGATTTGCTTGATGAGGTTGTAAATTTAACAGAATATCCTACTGTAGTTGTTGGTAGATTTGAGGATAGATTTTTAAAACTACCCAAAGAAGTCCTCATTACCTCAATGAAGGATCACCAAAGATACTTTTCCTTTTTAAAAGAGGGCAAACTACTCAACATTTTTGCTGCTGTAAGCAACATAAAAACCCAGAATATGGATGTTATAATAAACGGCTATGAGAGGGTTTTAAGGGCAAGATTCTCTGATGCTGAATTCTTCTTTGAAGAGGATAAAAAGAAACCGCTTGAAAGCTTTGTAGAGAAACTTGATGAAATGATGTTTCATGAAAAATTGGGCAGCCAGCTTGATAGAACCAACAGGCTTGTCAACCTTGCAGGCTTTATAGCTGAAAAATTGGAATTTGATGTAGAAAAGGCAAAAAGAGCTGCCTATCTATCAAAAGCAGACCTTTTAACCCAGATGGTTTATGAATTTCCAGAACTGCAGGGTGTTATGGGCAAAGAGTATGCTCTTCTTAGTGGCGAAGATAAAGAAGTAGCTGAAGCAATTTATGAACAATACCTACCAAAAGAAGACGAAATACCCAAAACAGCAAGCGGCATAGCATTATCTATAGCAGATAAAATCGATATAATCGTTGGTGGATTTTATGCAAACCTTAAGCCAACAGGGGCAAAAGATCCGTATGGCTTGAGGCGGGCGGCATTAGGAATTATACGAACATTGATAGATAACAGGCTATTTTTAAACCTTGATGAACTCATAGATAAATCAAAGGCTATCCTTGGCGTAGATGTTGACAATAATCAGATAAAAGAGTTTATCAAAACACGATTTATAAACTACTTAAGCGATTATCCGTTTGATATTCTAACTGCAGCTTCAGACAACTTTGAAGATATATATGAGACATACTTAAGGGTTAAAGCACTCAGTGAATTTGCCAAAAAAGACACCGATAAAAAAGGTCAATATGCAATTAAAAGGATATTTAATATTGTTAAGGATTTTGATGATATCGATGTCGATACTACACTTTTAAAAGAAAAAGAGGAAAAAGAGTTATTTGAGGCAATAAAGGGCATTGAAGAAAATATAGAGGTTTATGCTAAAAATAGAGCTTACCTTGAGATTTTAAACAGCGTTGCTGCAATAGAAAATACAATCAGTCGCTTTTTTGATAATGTAATGGTTATGGATAAAGATGAAAAAATCAAGAACAACAGGCTCTCTTTATTAAACCGCATAAGAAAAGCCGTCCTGAATGTCGGCAATTTTAAATATCTGGAGATTTAG
- a CDS encoding glycine--tRNA ligase subunit alpha: protein MTYQDVVLSLNQFWKEKGCIILQPYDIEAGAGTFHWATTLKSLDKDEWNVAYPAPSRRPTDGRYGENPNRLQHYYQYQVIMKPSPENIQQLYLESLEYLGIKLNEHDIRFVEDNWESPTLGAWGLGWEVWLDGMEITQFTYFQQVGGYDLKPIPVEITYGTERLGMYIQGVDNVFDMKWNEKYTYGYIHKHDEYEYSVYNFEVANTSMLFKLFDMFEDEAKNCLNAKLVRPAYDYCMKCSHIFNLLDARNAISTTERATFIKRVRDMVALVAKLYVEGEL, encoded by the coding sequence ATGACATATCAGGATGTTGTTTTATCTTTAAATCAATTCTGGAAAGAAAAGGGCTGCATAATACTTCAACCATACGATATTGAGGCTGGTGCTGGCACCTTTCACTGGGCAACAACGCTAAAATCATTGGATAAAGATGAGTGGAATGTAGCCTATCCAGCACCATCAAGAAGACCAACAGACGGCAGATATGGCGAAAACCCCAACAGGCTACAGCATTACTATCAATATCAGGTTATCATGAAGCCATCGCCTGAAAACATTCAACAGCTTTATTTAGAAAGCCTTGAGTATTTAGGCATAAAGCTCAATGAGCACGATATTAGATTTGTTGAGGATAACTGGGAGTCACCGACACTTGGCGCCTGGGGTCTTGGCTGGGAGGTGTGGCTTGACGGTATGGAGATAACGCAGTTTACATACTTTCAGCAGGTTGGAGGATACGATCTAAAACCGATACCTGTCGAGATTACATACGGCACAGAGCGATTGGGCATGTATATCCAGGGTGTAGATAATGTGTTTGATATGAAATGGAACGAAAAATACACCTACGGCTACATTCATAAGCACGATGAGTATGAGTATTCTGTATATAACTTTGAGGTTGCAAATACATCGATGCTATTTAAACTTTTTGATATGTTTGAGGATGAGGCAAAAAACTGCTTAAACGCTAAATTAGTAAGGCCAGCCTATGATTACTGTATGAAATGCTCCCATATTTTCAACCTGCTTGATGCAAGAAACGCAATAAGCACCACAGAGAGGGCAACATTTATAAAACGGGTAAGAGATATGGTTGCGCTTGTGGCCAAGCTTTATGTGGAGGGTGAATTATGA
- the xth gene encoding exodeoxyribonuclease III — translation MELTIATWNVNSIRARLNQVLNFIDENNIDILCIQETKVEDNLFPKEEFENLGYEVAVYGQKRFNGVATISKFGFEAVEPYPDQKNHKRLLISKIKGITIFNAYFPNGQSPDSEHFIYKLNFINNLKKYLEDNYKTEDNIIILGDFNVAMDDIDVYDPVAMEGKIGFHIKEREVLKNLYQWGFIDTFRKFNKEKAFSWWDYRAGNFWKNIGLRIDYIWATKPLADKCINCYIDKRERKRKKPSDHAPVVAVFRLEG, via the coding sequence ATGGAGCTAACCATTGCAACATGGAATGTAAATTCAATAAGGGCAAGACTCAATCAGGTTTTAAATTTTATAGACGAAAATAATATAGATATTCTGTGTATTCAGGAAACCAAGGTCGAGGATAACCTTTTTCCTAAAGAGGAATTTGAAAATTTAGGTTATGAGGTTGCAGTGTATGGTCAAAAACGATTCAATGGTGTTGCAACCATATCTAAATTTGGTTTTGAAGCTGTTGAACCATATCCGGATCAAAAAAACCACAAACGACTGCTTATCAGCAAAATTAAAGGTATTACGATATTCAACGCATACTTTCCAAACGGTCAAAGCCCTGACAGTGAGCATTTCATCTACAAACTCAATTTCATAAACAACCTCAAAAAATACCTTGAAGATAACTATAAAACAGAGGATAACATTATAATTTTAGGTGATTTTAATGTTGCAATGGATGATATAGATGTTTATGACCCGGTGGCTATGGAGGGTAAGATTGGGTTTCACATAAAAGAAAGAGAGGTTTTAAAAAATCTTTATCAGTGGGGATTTATTGATACATTTAGAAAATTCAACAAAGAAAAAGCCTTCAGCTGGTGGGATTACAGGGCGGGTAATTTCTGGAAAAATATAGGTTTAAGAATCGATTACATCTGGGCAACAAAGCCTCTGGCTGATAAATGTATCAACTGCTATATCGATAAACGGGAAAGAAAAAGAAAAAAACCATCCGACCACGCACCGGTGGTTGCAGTTTTTAGACTGGAGGGCTAA
- a CDS encoding SemiSWEET family sugar transporter, whose amino-acid sequence MSEAEIKAIGFCAAFLTTFGFVPQFIKLIKTKQTEGLSLLMMIQISCGLLLWLIYGILRKDIVLIAANGIGLVIMLSTIAIFLLIRGKIWS is encoded by the coding sequence ATGAGTGAGGCAGAAATTAAGGCGATTGGCTTTTGTGCTGCTTTTTTGACAACCTTCGGTTTTGTGCCACAGTTTATAAAGCTTATCAAAACAAAACAGACCGAGGGGTTAAGCCTGCTTATGATGATTCAGATTTCATGTGGGCTTCTTTTGTGGTTGATATACGGTATTTTAAGAAAAGACATTGTCTTGATTGCAGCAAACGGCATAGGCCTTGTAATTATGCTTTCAACTATAGCCATTTTTTTACTTATAAGGGGTAAAATATGGAGCTAA
- a CDS encoding ASKHA domain-containing protein, with the protein MKLTVVGDVQREIEFSENENLLKLLAKNGIFIEAYCGGRGICRKCQIKFIDNAPPPFEIEKEVFSHKQLEEGYRLACLHKATASTIKITKAKGVVSFAENQQCCCDDDKKHATIDIGTTTIAISLIENGKVIKNIGILNPQIPFGADVISRITYSDQHGEKLLSNILNKAILETIKPFNPSSIVVCANPTMLAFFLCKNPHSIGTYPYKPLFFGDLHTRWHNFETYIPPVVSAFVGSDITAGLILLKEVKENYLFIDIGTNCEFVIKYKDSYFAASVPAGPALEGSGIDYGTIAKEGAITSVDFDSSFKVKTINNKKATGITGSGLISAIALLRRVGFIDKDGRLLENWEAEGDFQLINRLKKEGFLLDNNIFLTQKSIREFQLVKASLAACLDILFKKLNIDMPDKVFIAGGFSKSLTKRDLIDSGLLPFDKDFVMLSNSSIAGGNLLFCEENRKWLKEIAKNIQYIEIANEEGFESKFIEKMAFDE; encoded by the coding sequence GTGAAACTTACTGTAGTGGGCGATGTTCAAAGAGAAATAGAGTTTAGCGAAAATGAGAACCTGCTAAAACTGCTTGCAAAAAACGGTATCTTTATTGAGGCATACTGTGGTGGAAGGGGCATTTGTAGAAAATGCCAGATAAAATTTATAGATAATGCACCGCCTCCCTTTGAAATAGAAAAAGAGGTATTTTCACATAAACAGTTAGAGGAAGGCTACAGGCTTGCATGTCTTCACAAGGCTACAGCATCAACAATCAAAATCACAAAAGCAAAAGGGGTTGTAAGTTTTGCTGAAAATCAACAATGTTGCTGCGATGATGATAAAAAGCATGCTACAATAGACATAGGCACAACAACAATAGCCATCTCTTTAATAGAAAATGGTAAAGTTATAAAAAACATAGGCATTCTCAATCCCCAGATTCCCTTTGGAGCAGATGTTATCAGCCGCATCACATACTCAGACCAGCACGGAGAAAAACTATTAAGCAACATTCTCAATAAAGCAATATTGGAAACTATTAAACCCTTCAATCCTTCATCGATTGTTGTTTGTGCAAATCCAACAATGCTTGCCTTCTTTTTGTGCAAAAATCCACACTCCATAGGCACATACCCCTATAAACCCTTGTTTTTTGGTGATTTACATACCAGATGGCATAATTTTGAAACATATATTCCACCTGTTGTAAGCGCCTTTGTTGGTTCAGATATTACGGCTGGCTTGATATTGTTAAAAGAGGTTAAAGAAAACTACCTATTTATCGATATAGGTACTAATTGCGAATTTGTAATTAAGTATAAAGATAGTTATTTTGCTGCAAGTGTGCCTGCAGGTCCTGCACTTGAGGGTAGTGGCATAGATTATGGAACAATTGCAAAAGAAGGCGCTATTACTTCTGTAGATTTTGATAGCAGTTTTAAAGTTAAAACAATCAACAACAAAAAGGCAACAGGTATAACAGGAAGCGGCCTAATCAGTGCAATTGCTCTTTTAAGAAGAGTGGGTTTTATAGACAAAGATGGGAGACTTTTGGAAAACTGGGAAGCCGAAGGTGATTTTCAACTAATAAACAGGCTTAAAAAAGAGGGTTTTTTGCTTGACAATAATATCTTTTTAACGCAAAAGTCGATAAGGGAATTTCAGCTTGTCAAGGCATCACTGGCAGCATGCCTGGATATTCTTTTTAAAAAACTCAACATTGATATGCCGGATAAGGTTTTTATAGCTGGCGGTTTTTCTAAATCATTAACAAAAAGGGATTTAATCGACAGCGGCTTGTTGCCTTTTGATAAAGATTTTGTTATGCTTTCAAACAGCTCTATAGCAGGGGGTAATTTATTGTTCTGTGAAGAAAACAGAAAGTGGCTTAAGGAAATTGCAAAAAATATCCAATACATTGAAATAGCAAATGAAGAAGGATTTGAGAGTAAATTTATAGAAAAGATGGCGTTTGATGAGTGA
- a CDS encoding roadblock/LC7 domain-containing protein: MKEELINRTLQELVNSSQHIEGAALVTSDGLMISSYLPSEMDEDRVSAMSAALLSLSERAVEELEKGIPQQVTIKGDKGYIVITSAGEEAVLMVMAEEKVKLGLLYMEIKSAADKIKKAF; this comes from the coding sequence ATGAAGGAAGAATTAATCAACAGAACGCTGCAGGAGCTTGTAAATTCAAGCCAGCATATCGAGGGAGCAGCACTTGTCACATCGGATGGTTTGATGATTTCAAGCTACTTACCAAGTGAGATGGATGAAGATAGGGTTTCTGCAATGTCGGCCGCACTGCTTTCTTTATCTGAAAGGGCTGTAGAGGAACTGGAAAAGGGAATCCCACAGCAGGTTACCATAAAAGGTGATAAAGGCTACATTGTTATTACATCAGCAGGTGAAGAGGCTGTTTTAATGGTTATGGCCGAAGAAAAGGTAAAGCTTGGACTTTTATACATGGAGATAAAATCTGCAGCAGATAAGATAAAAAAGGCTTTCTAA
- a CDS encoding DMT family transporter, which translates to MKNNHVYFLVVLACFFWGVGFPIAKVGVEVIHPFSFAFIRFSLVFVLFVFLFKLSPFNLLLKLKDNFTILFLMALTGIFLYGVFFLFAVRFAKASDVSLVSGFNPAITALIAAIFLKEKVNLVMIAGIILSFIGVSFIVLKGNFSVLDFNIGSLLMLVATTMWAIYSVLTKKALVRMNLFETVSLVSLIGAVLFLPVAIIFGDLKNFIHYPLKGWLSILYMAVFSTVFAFSAWYKSIEVIGASRSSVFVNLVPVFGVLTSVLFFNESFGLYEFIGGILVIGGVILTNKR; encoded by the coding sequence ATGAAAAATAACCATGTATATTTTTTAGTAGTTTTAGCCTGCTTCTTCTGGGGAGTAGGCTTTCCTATTGCAAAGGTAGGGGTGGAGGTTATCCACCCTTTTAGTTTTGCCTTTATTAGATTTAGTCTGGTTTTTGTTCTGTTTGTTTTTTTATTTAAACTTTCGCCTTTCAATCTTTTATTAAAGCTAAAAGATAATTTTACAATACTGTTTTTGATGGCTTTAACAGGTATATTTCTATATGGAGTTTTCTTTTTATTTGCCGTCAGGTTTGCCAAAGCAAGTGATGTTTCGCTTGTTTCTGGCTTTAATCCTGCAATAACAGCCCTGATTGCAGCGATCTTTTTAAAAGAAAAGGTAAATTTAGTTATGATTGCAGGCATTATTCTGTCTTTTATTGGCGTATCGTTTATTGTGCTAAAGGGTAACTTTTCTGTTTTAGATTTCAATATCGGCAGTCTTTTGATGCTTGTTGCCACAACGATGTGGGCTATCTACTCTGTTTTGACAAAAAAAGCTTTGGTTAGAATGAATCTATTTGAAACAGTAAGTCTTGTTTCATTGATTGGTGCTGTATTATTTTTGCCTGTAGCTATAATTTTTGGAGATTTGAAAAACTTTATCCACTATCCGCTTAAAGGCTGGTTGAGTATTCTTTATATGGCTGTATTTTCAACAGTTTTTGCCTTTAGTGCCTGGTATAAATCGATTGAGGTTATAGGTGCATCAAGGTCAAGTGTTTTTGTAAATCTTGTGCCTGTATTTGGTGTTTTGACAAGCGTTTTATTTTTTAATGAAAGTTTTGGTTTGTATGAATTTATTGGTGGTATTCTGGTAATTGGTGGTGTCATACTCACAAACAAAAGGTAG
- a CDS encoding MlaE family ABC transporter permease translates to MSYSQTKGRILIETDGDKLILKGTLNFETLHELEKLTKQKRFNVVDITQAESLDSSFAVYLIKHFPKIIKNHKQEDLFELVKNYIDFKKTEKSKVNFVVAFFNELGLAVVERLKEFYAFLSFLGIVVLNIIDVLTHPKRIRIKSIVADIELMGLKAVAILTTISFLIGAVIAYHGSIKLKQFGANIFVVDIVTISVFRELGPLLVAILLAGRSASSYTAQIAIMKVTEEIDVIKTMGIEPFDVLVFPKVVSLLISVPLLIVLADVVGVFGGMVVADISLGVSPHDFMLRLHQAIGLHTFFSGILKAPAFAILIAAIGSFKGFTTQRNVESIGKNITISVVDSIFAVIIADAIFSVLFRWMGI, encoded by the coding sequence GTGTCATACTCACAAACAAAAGGTAGAATTTTAATAGAAACAGATGGCGATAAGTTGATTCTAAAAGGAACGCTAAACTTCGAAACACTGCATGAACTTGAAAAATTAACAAAACAAAAAAGATTCAATGTAGTTGATATAACACAAGCAGAAAGCCTCGATTCGTCGTTTGCCGTTTATTTAATAAAGCACTTTCCCAAAATTATCAAAAATCACAAACAGGAAGACCTTTTTGAACTTGTTAAAAACTATATCGATTTTAAAAAAACAGAAAAAAGTAAAGTCAATTTTGTTGTAGCATTTTTCAACGAGTTAGGTTTGGCTGTTGTGGAAAGATTAAAGGAATTTTATGCCTTTCTGTCTTTTTTGGGCATAGTAGTATTGAATATAATCGATGTATTGACCCATCCAAAAAGGATTCGCATTAAATCGATTGTTGCAGATATTGAGCTTATGGGGCTAAAAGCTGTTGCAATTTTGACCACAATCTCTTTTTTGATCGGTGCCGTTATAGCCTATCACGGTTCTATAAAACTAAAACAGTTTGGTGCAAATATATTTGTTGTGGATATAGTGACGATTTCGGTGTTTAGAGAGCTTGGTCCACTACTTGTTGCGATTCTTCTTGCAGGGCGCTCTGCCAGTTCCTATACAGCTCAGATTGCCATAATGAAGGTGACAGAGGAGATAGATGTTATCAAAACAATGGGTATTGAACCTTTCGATGTATTGGTTTTTCCCAAGGTTGTTTCACTGCTAATCAGTGTGCCTTTATTGATTGTTCTTGCAGATGTTGTGGGTGTGTTTGGCGGAATGGTTGTAGCTGATATTTCGCTTGGTGTATCGCCTCACGATTTTATGTTGCGTCTTCATCAGGCTATAGGTCTGCATACATTCTTTTCAGGTATTTTAAAAGCGCCAGCCTTTGCGATTCTTATTGCAGCCATTGGCTCATTTAAGGGCTTTACCACTCAAAGGAATGTTGAAAGTATAGGCAAAAACATTACAATTAGCGTGGTCGATAGTATCTTTGCCGTTATTATAGCTGATGCAATATTTTCGGTGTTGTTTAGATGGATGGGAATTTAA
- a CDS encoding ABC transporter ATP-binding protein, giving the protein MDGNLIEVRNLRVSFRDRVVLDGVNITVKKGEIYTILGKSGSGKTTLMRSILLLNSFDGTIKVNGIDLKSVSDEIRKAVLRSYGVMFQAASLFTSLTVGENIAVPLKENASLDKDTVDDIVRFKLRLVGLDDFVFDLYPSQLSGGMRKKAALARALVLDPDIIFLDEPTSGLDPVSADDFDNTIKKLNETMGITVVMITHDLATFFGITDRACLIKDKKILAEGEPEDILKVEDKWLKELFFGYRGRRFLNGA; this is encoded by the coding sequence ATGGATGGGAATTTAATAGAGGTAAGAAATTTAAGGGTTTCGTTTAGAGATAGGGTTGTGCTTGATGGGGTAAATATTACTGTTAAAAAAGGTGAAATATACACGATTCTGGGAAAAAGTGGCTCTGGCAAAACAACCCTCATGCGCTCGATTTTGCTTCTTAATAGTTTTGATGGCACAATAAAGGTAAACGGAATAGACTTGAAAAGTGTATCAGATGAAATAAGAAAAGCTGTGTTGAGGTCATACGGTGTAATGTTTCAGGCTGCAAGTTTATTCACATCGTTGACTGTAGGAGAAAACATTGCAGTGCCGCTAAAAGAAAATGCTTCCTTAGATAAAGATACAGTTGATGATATTGTGCGATTTAAATTGAGGCTTGTTGGTCTTGATGATTTTGTATTTGATTTATATCCTTCCCAGCTGTCAGGCGGCATGAGAAAAAAGGCTGCTCTTGCAAGGGCTTTAGTTTTAGACCCCGATATTATCTTTCTTGATGAGCCAACAAGCGGTCTTGATCCTGTAAGTGCAGATGATTTTGATAACACAATAAAAAAGCTCAATGAGACGATGGGCATCACGGTTGTAATGATAACGCACGATCTTGCAACATTTTTTGGTATAACAGACAGGGCATGTCTGATTAAAGATAAAAAGATTTTGGCCGAGGGTGAGCCTGAAGATATTTTAAAGGTTGAGGATAAATGGCTAAAAGAACTGTTTTTTGGCTATAGAGGAAGGAGATTTTTAAATGGAGCCTAA
- a CDS encoding MlaD family protein, translating into MEPKARYVLVGIFVILFSIAGVVIVLWFLGPKEKNLKAKYVIPTPYSVAGLHVDSPVKYNGLDVGRVSKIEIYRQNPRYILIYIELSRKLGSVDDIEAKISSNGLTGIAYVNLFYKKHKIKNRLNGLKYPQIDAAPSTIQSITQQLPPLINSLKVAVDKINQLLNNKTIKDVHSSIFRLNKLLENLNGDAVELAKLLKSSRDVMPQLKVTLKKIDNLSARSNRMLNKINSDELPAVYDLIQSLKITNQHLRGLIDEINHNPQILIRGRSQ; encoded by the coding sequence ATGGAGCCTAAGGCAAGGTATGTGCTTGTTGGCATATTTGTAATTTTGTTTTCAATTGCTGGTGTTGTAATTGTTTTGTGGTTTTTAGGACCAAAGGAAAAAAACTTAAAGGCAAAATATGTTATACCCACGCCTTATTCTGTTGCTGGTTTACATGTAGACTCACCTGTTAAATACAACGGCCTTGATGTGGGAAGGGTTTCAAAAATTGAAATTTACAGACAAAATCCTCGCTATATTCTGATTTATATAGAGCTAAGCAGAAAATTGGGTAGCGTTGACGATATAGAGGCAAAAATATCTTCAAACGGTTTAACCGGCATCGCCTATGTCAACTTATTCTATAAAAAACACAAAATCAAGAATAGATTAAACGGTTTAAAATATCCACAGATCGATGCTGCTCCTTCAACAATACAATCGATAACACAACAACTGCCGCCTTTGATAAACTCATTAAAAGTTGCAGTTGATAAGATTAATCAATTGCTAAACAATAAAACGATTAAGGATGTTCATTCATCTATCTTTAGGCTCAATAAACTGCTTGAGAATTTAAACGGCGATGCAGTAGAGCTTGCCAAACTATTAAAAAGCAGCAGAGATGTTATGCCACAGCTTAAGGTTACTTTAAAAAAGATAGACAACCTTTCGGCCAGATCAAACAGGATGTTGAATAAGATCAACAGTGATGAACTCCCTGCAGTTTATGATTTAATTCAATCTTTAAAGATTACGAATCAACATCTCAGAGGCTTAATTGATGAAATTAACCACAATCCTCAAATATTAATAAGGGGAAGGAGTCAGTGA